A region of Reichenbachiella carrageenanivorans DNA encodes the following proteins:
- a CDS encoding hybrid sensor histidine kinase/response regulator transcription factor, with translation MRILAVIWLINISLVFSSSAQHEVVFERISNAQGLNQNSILCLIQDRSGFIWLGTPNGLIKYDGDSYKEYQYEPSDSLSLPSGRIYSLLEDSNENIWLTLDHGIALYNRNENRFYTLHSFNKTLPAGIRIRQVQEVSKGHLLILSNHGIHEIFYSKRQEDASFYEIMRFGYLDLGTNFSNNEQFSTIKRLVGNRWLVVGSNYLYALDIAENSRVKIMAKSNWQDIGFSHVEDIEIIDKQSIWIASNQDLTEIELNEDTYSFDIKKGPFSFPEPCNVSKIIHASNDRIWIGTQDKGLLKYEVKSRIFSQYQYSSEDTKSLGSNQVNDLIIDHTDILWVATAHGGLSKMDPYRKKFINISSKYFDSTSLADNLITGLAVDAAGRLWSGTYNNGLSVTEESLEVSKGEGVRFKSFDKEHSYNCMLALGNYMLLGGTNGVVVYDTRTDQKVSLPSTHQLNIRLRGQFVRCLYLEGQTLWVGTLDGVQRVNINKDDILTGLIQPSDSITHLLDNEIVDVIYKFRGDMWIGTRNGLFRLMKNDNVLDIRHFKSTQPSSQSLGSNQVFSMHEDARGRFWIGTYGGGLHLVQLSEAGEVLGFKRYTKKEGGLSSNVVYRIEEDRDGTLWLSTDGGISRFYPDEEKFENFSMKDGLSSNNFRKEASIFTADGWVVFGGLNGLTLFNPSQVVRNPVPPLPIITELSVLNNPVHSQEMINGWQVLDKPIYKMESIVLPYRLNQISLAFSAMHFSSVKSNTFAYRLRGVDREWVYANHENASASYSQLSPGTYLFELRAFNGDGLESLSTTQLKIMITPPWYRTLWAYLCYGLLLLGMGYLIFLYFERVLLLQRRVAFEQKDKLHQAEINEAKLKFFTNISHEIRTPLTLILSPLERLLHDARLDDALKPLVNNINKNGQRLLNLTNSLIDFRRIGHGQFKLTLGESDIVDIVGKTADAFNDYAQEMKINYNVILPNKEIILSFDKAAIERILFNLLSNAFKYTSDGGKVDMLLEDHKDHIALVIEDSGNGISADQIEFIFDRFFKGDQEETIFGSSGIGLFLVKELTELHKGNVKVRSTEGKGTTFTVFLPKDIAKSKLTDGTPNISTTPEGPKVEGGELLVDQKMILLVEDNKEIRALISQLFEDEYVVIEAENGEEGLEMAKRFIPDLAIIDIMMPKLDGFGLSKSLRDDSHINHIPQVFLTALNDFDSRKAAFEAGADAFVAKPFSPYMLELQVKNILEKRERDAIQIKQHLLMKPEEERVVTKDEIFMTKIKDIVEEKYKDDTFGVDELASETGMSYIQFYRKFKALTGNNANAYLREFRLKKAAHYLKNDENLSASEIMYSVGISSQSYFTKSFKKQFNLTPAEYKKKYAKPSENN, from the coding sequence TTGAGAATACTTGCCGTCATATGGTTGATCAATATTAGCCTGGTGTTTTCCTCGAGTGCACAGCACGAGGTGGTATTTGAGCGGATTAGCAATGCACAAGGATTGAATCAAAATAGTATTTTGTGTCTTATTCAAGATCGTTCAGGCTTTATATGGCTAGGGACGCCCAATGGACTTATCAAATATGACGGTGATTCGTACAAAGAGTATCAGTACGAACCGAGCGATTCATTGTCACTTCCTAGTGGTCGAATCTACTCGCTGTTAGAAGATTCCAACGAAAATATTTGGCTTACGCTAGATCATGGTATTGCACTATACAATAGGAATGAAAATCGATTTTATACGCTCCATTCTTTCAATAAGACATTGCCTGCAGGGATAAGAATTAGACAAGTACAAGAGGTATCTAAAGGTCACTTGTTGATATTGAGTAATCACGGTATCCATGAGATTTTTTATTCAAAAAGACAGGAAGATGCCAGTTTTTATGAAATCATGAGATTTGGATATCTCGACTTGGGTACCAATTTCTCAAATAACGAACAGTTTAGTACAATCAAACGACTGGTGGGCAATCGGTGGCTGGTAGTAGGCTCCAACTATCTATATGCACTTGATATAGCGGAGAACAGTAGGGTGAAAATCATGGCCAAGAGCAACTGGCAAGATATCGGCTTTAGTCATGTAGAGGATATAGAAATCATCGATAAGCAATCCATCTGGATAGCAAGTAATCAAGACCTGACGGAGATCGAATTGAATGAAGATACTTATTCTTTTGATATCAAAAAGGGTCCTTTCAGCTTTCCTGAACCCTGCAATGTTTCGAAAATAATCCATGCTTCGAATGATAGAATTTGGATAGGGACGCAAGACAAGGGACTGTTGAAGTATGAAGTAAAAAGTAGAATATTTAGTCAATACCAGTATAGTTCAGAAGATACCAAAAGCCTGGGTAGCAATCAGGTCAATGACCTCATTATCGATCATACAGATATACTGTGGGTAGCCACTGCGCATGGAGGACTCAGTAAAATGGATCCTTATCGCAAAAAGTTCATCAATATTTCATCCAAATATTTTGATTCCACGAGTTTAGCCGACAACCTCATCACGGGGTTGGCAGTAGATGCCGCAGGAAGGCTATGGAGTGGTACTTACAATAACGGGCTAAGCGTTACTGAAGAATCATTAGAAGTTTCGAAAGGCGAAGGTGTCCGTTTTAAATCTTTCGATAAAGAACATAGCTACAATTGTATGCTGGCTTTGGGTAATTATATGCTCCTCGGAGGTACCAATGGTGTCGTTGTATATGATACCCGAACCGACCAAAAAGTGAGTTTACCTTCGACCCACCAATTGAATATCAGACTCAGGGGTCAATTTGTCAGATGTCTTTATTTGGAAGGACAGACCCTTTGGGTGGGTACGTTGGATGGTGTGCAAAGGGTGAATATTAATAAAGATGATATTTTGACCGGACTCATTCAACCGTCCGATTCGATTACGCACCTATTAGACAATGAAATAGTAGATGTGATCTATAAGTTTCGTGGAGATATGTGGATAGGTACTAGAAATGGTCTGTTCCGATTGATGAAAAATGATAATGTACTAGATATAAGACATTTCAAATCCACTCAACCATCTTCCCAATCACTTGGGAGCAATCAGGTATTTAGTATGCATGAAGATGCTCGGGGTAGGTTTTGGATAGGCACTTATGGAGGAGGTTTACATTTGGTGCAGTTGTCCGAAGCGGGAGAAGTCTTAGGGTTCAAGCGATATACTAAAAAGGAAGGAGGCTTGTCTAGTAATGTCGTTTACCGAATCGAAGAAGATCGCGATGGGACGCTCTGGTTGAGTACAGACGGAGGTATCTCTAGGTTTTATCCTGACGAGGAAAAATTCGAAAACTTTAGTATGAAGGATGGGCTCTCTTCTAATAATTTCAGAAAAGAAGCCAGTATTTTTACTGCTGATGGTTGGGTGGTTTTTGGTGGCTTGAATGGTCTGACTTTATTTAACCCTAGTCAGGTTGTGAGAAACCCAGTGCCGCCACTGCCGATCATTACCGAGCTATCTGTACTAAACAACCCTGTTCATTCCCAAGAAATGATTAATGGATGGCAAGTGCTTGATAAGCCCATTTATAAAATGGAAAGCATAGTGTTACCTTATCGCTTGAATCAGATTTCGCTGGCTTTTTCAGCTATGCATTTTTCATCGGTCAAGAGCAATACATTTGCCTACAGATTGCGAGGAGTGGATAGAGAATGGGTATATGCCAATCATGAAAATGCATCTGCTTCATATTCTCAGCTCAGTCCAGGTACCTATTTGTTTGAGCTTCGTGCATTCAATGGCGATGGCCTCGAATCACTATCAACTACACAATTGAAAATCATGATTACCCCTCCGTGGTATAGGACTTTGTGGGCGTATTTGTGCTATGGATTGCTACTGCTAGGTATGGGCTATTTGATTTTCTTGTATTTTGAGCGTGTTTTACTTCTACAAAGAAGAGTGGCTTTTGAGCAAAAAGACAAACTGCATCAGGCCGAAATCAACGAAGCTAAGCTTAAATTTTTCACAAATATTAGTCATGAAATCAGAACACCACTGACTTTAATCCTCAGTCCATTAGAGCGTCTCTTACATGATGCACGTTTGGACGATGCACTGAAGCCTTTGGTGAATAATATCAATAAAAACGGACAGCGATTGTTAAATCTTACCAATTCGCTTATCGATTTTCGCCGGATTGGACATGGACAGTTTAAGCTCACGCTAGGAGAGTCGGACATCGTAGATATAGTAGGCAAAACAGCTGATGCATTCAATGACTATGCGCAGGAGATGAAGATTAACTATAACGTCATCTTGCCAAATAAGGAAATTATACTGTCGTTTGACAAAGCCGCGATAGAGCGTATCCTGTTCAATTTATTATCCAATGCCTTCAAATACACTTCTGATGGAGGCAAAGTAGATATGCTACTGGAGGATCATAAGGATCATATTGCGCTGGTCATAGAGGATTCGGGTAACGGTATCAGTGCCGATCAGATTGAATTTATTTTTGACCGGTTTTTCAAGGGTGATCAAGAAGAAACCATATTTGGAAGCAGTGGGATTGGACTTTTTTTGGTCAAAGAGCTCACCGAACTCCATAAAGGAAATGTGAAGGTCAGAAGTACCGAAGGCAAGGGAACCACTTTCACGGTTTTTCTACCCAAGGACATCGCAAAATCAAAGCTGACGGATGGAACACCAAATATTAGCACAACCCCAGAAGGTCCCAAGGTAGAAGGTGGAGAGTTGCTGGTTGATCAAAAAATGATCCTGCTAGTAGAAGACAACAAGGAGATTAGAGCCTTGATATCTCAGTTGTTTGAGGATGAATATGTAGTGATAGAAGCAGAAAATGGTGAAGAAGGATTGGAAATGGCGAAGCGGTTTATTCCTGATTTAGCGATCATAGACATCATGATGCCCAAGTTGGATGGTTTTGGACTGAGCAAATCACTGAGGGACGATTCGCACATCAACCACATCCCTCAGGTTTTTCTCACTGCGCTCAATGATTTTGATAGTAGAAAGGCAGCATTTGAGGCTGGAGCAGATGCTTTTGTGGCCAAGCCATTTTCTCCTTATATGTTGGAATTGCAGGTCAAGAATATTCTTGAAAAAAGAGAGCGAGACGCCATCCAAATCAAACAACATCTCTTGATGAAACCTGAAGAGGAAAGAGTGGTGACCAAGGATGAAATCTTCATGACAAAAATCAAAGACATCGTGGAGGAAAAGTACAAAGACGACACTTTTGGTGTAGATGAATTAGCCAGTGAAACGGGGATGTCGTATATCCAATTTTATAGAAAATTCAAGGCACTGACGGGCAACAATGCCAATGCCTATTTGAGGGAGTTTAGATTGAAAAAAGCGGCTCATTATTTAAAAAATGATGAAAATCTATCTGCTTCGGAGATTATGTATTCTGTGGGAATTAGCAGTCAGTCGTACTTTACTAAAAGCTTTAAAAAACAGTTTAACCTAACACCTGCCGAGTATAAAAAGAAATATGCCAAACCATCGGAAAATAATTAG
- a CDS encoding sulfatase family protein: MVKFNVLFVVLVSFFFGACQYTEPNKEAEQPNIIFVFADDWGYGDLGSNGHPEVKTPNLDKLTAQGTKYTKFHVTSGVCSPSRSSIITGQFPARHRIHGHFAGNEVNQKRGMPNWLPDTLDYYLPQLMQQAGYKTAHFGKWHLGGGGLPHGDPTAPEPKVYGYDETRVWNGNGPTWKGDQHWPTTRYMDDDTLWVQSSSRIVVDETIDFLERNKSGQPFFVNLWLKDPHTPLWPSDEQRALYQGVDPDKETYYAVLTDADFHVGRLMAAVEALGIGKETIIIFSSDNGPAHVLPALTVGKTAGRKGRKVDIFEGGINVPFIVRWPGHVTAGAVDSTSILSGVDILPTFLELAGVSKLPTDYDADGESFASIFDNQKFNRTKPLFWEWKYPVVSSRWNLTERWASRAVIDGKWKMLADNEGKRIELYDLIQDPLEKNDVANENPEKAQVMNDLWENWKKTLPSS, from the coding sequence ATGGTTAAGTTTAATGTATTGTTTGTCGTTTTAGTGTCGTTTTTTTTTGGTGCATGTCAGTACACAGAACCCAATAAGGAAGCAGAACAGCCCAATATTATTTTTGTATTTGCCGATGACTGGGGGTATGGAGATTTGGGGAGCAATGGTCACCCAGAAGTAAAAACGCCTAACCTTGACAAATTAACTGCTCAGGGTACCAAGTACACTAAATTTCACGTGACAAGTGGCGTATGTTCGCCTAGTCGGTCATCTATCATTACAGGGCAATTTCCAGCAAGGCATCGCATCCATGGTCACTTTGCAGGTAACGAGGTGAACCAGAAACGAGGAATGCCCAATTGGTTGCCAGATACATTGGATTATTATTTGCCACAGCTGATGCAGCAAGCAGGATACAAAACAGCTCATTTTGGGAAGTGGCATCTAGGAGGAGGAGGTTTGCCGCATGGAGACCCTACAGCACCCGAACCCAAAGTATATGGCTATGACGAAACACGGGTATGGAATGGCAATGGGCCTACTTGGAAAGGGGACCAGCACTGGCCCACTACTAGATACATGGACGATGATACGCTCTGGGTTCAGAGTTCTAGTCGGATTGTAGTTGATGAGACCATAGATTTCCTAGAAAGAAACAAATCAGGTCAACCTTTTTTTGTCAACCTTTGGTTGAAAGACCCACATACACCCTTGTGGCCGTCGGACGAACAAAGAGCGCTCTATCAGGGGGTAGATCCCGATAAGGAAACGTACTATGCTGTGCTCACCGATGCGGACTTTCATGTAGGAAGATTAATGGCAGCTGTAGAAGCTTTGGGTATAGGAAAAGAAACGATTATCATATTTAGCAGTGACAATGGTCCCGCTCATGTACTGCCTGCTTTGACCGTGGGAAAAACAGCAGGTAGAAAAGGGCGTAAAGTGGATATATTCGAAGGTGGCATCAATGTACCCTTCATTGTGCGCTGGCCAGGACATGTGACAGCGGGTGCCGTAGATAGTACCAGTATTTTGTCTGGAGTAGATATCCTCCCTACATTCTTGGAGTTAGCAGGGGTATCAAAACTGCCGACAGATTACGATGCCGATGGGGAGAGTTTTGCCTCTATTTTCGATAATCAGAAATTTAATAGAACGAAGCCTCTTTTTTGGGAGTGGAAGTATCCAGTGGTATCTAGCCGATGGAATCTGACCGAACGATGGGCGAGTCGTGCCGTGATAGATGGGAAATGGAAGATGCTAGCAGACAACGAGGGGAAAAGAATCGAATTGTATGACTTGATCCAAGATCCACTCGAAAAGAATGACGTGGCGAACGAAAATCCCGAAAAAGCTCAGGTGATGAATGACCTTTGGGAAAATTGGAAGAAGACATTGCCCAGTTCTTAA
- a CDS encoding alpha/beta hydrolase family protein codes for MSILKLSYRSLLAAVVLVSGVMQPMIAAKSEGERSPKWNTGPWDVTQLKKAPEFRETEIAATVGYKSLFYKALPYKGQETEVYAYYSAPAGEAPEGGWPAVVLVHGGGGTAFVQWIKRWNNQGFAAIAMDLEGHIPSAKPHNERDLFATSGPQRVGVFHDWKEDVSNQWFYHAVSQVLLAHSLMADFEEVNADQIGVVGVSWGGILTSVVAGIDDRVKFAVPIYGCGFLPESDGHMGKALATGGAYLQNVETNYEPSIYLSQAVAPMLFISGTNDAHFPPPIVVRSANAAQNGHAIIALNMKHGHGPGWSRMESYAFAKEVINGESPDFGLGNLTMSGDGLSLTISIDPKRLSKAAHAKFYFTRDASNKWPDKKWEERDILLATDLVIDLPNQLQAGYLTLTDDQGLASTSEVLFLGK; via the coding sequence ATGAGCATATTGAAATTGTCTTATAGAAGCCTGCTAGCTGCTGTAGTACTAGTAAGTGGAGTTATGCAGCCTATGATCGCTGCTAAGTCAGAAGGAGAGCGTTCGCCGAAATGGAATACAGGGCCTTGGGACGTAACCCAATTAAAAAAAGCACCAGAGTTTAGAGAAACAGAAATAGCAGCTACAGTAGGCTACAAGAGTCTGTTTTACAAAGCACTACCGTACAAAGGCCAGGAAACGGAAGTTTACGCCTATTATTCGGCTCCAGCAGGAGAAGCTCCTGAAGGGGGATGGCCTGCTGTAGTACTCGTGCATGGTGGTGGAGGTACAGCGTTTGTGCAGTGGATCAAACGTTGGAACAACCAAGGGTTTGCTGCCATTGCCATGGATCTGGAGGGACACATTCCGTCTGCCAAACCTCACAACGAACGAGATCTGTTTGCTACCTCAGGTCCTCAGCGTGTAGGTGTTTTTCACGACTGGAAAGAGGACGTGTCAAACCAATGGTTTTATCATGCTGTGTCTCAAGTACTATTGGCACACTCGCTGATGGCTGATTTTGAAGAGGTCAATGCCGATCAAATCGGTGTAGTAGGTGTGAGCTGGGGAGGTATCCTGACCAGTGTGGTCGCTGGTATTGATGATCGAGTTAAATTTGCTGTTCCTATTTATGGGTGTGGTTTTTTACCAGAATCCGATGGCCATATGGGCAAAGCTCTGGCCACTGGTGGCGCGTACTTGCAGAATGTAGAGACCAACTATGAGCCTTCTATCTATTTGTCACAGGCTGTAGCACCAATGCTATTTATATCAGGAACCAACGATGCTCATTTTCCTCCTCCTATAGTAGTACGGTCAGCTAATGCTGCCCAAAATGGACATGCCATCATTGCCCTGAACATGAAGCATGGGCATGGACCAGGCTGGAGCCGCATGGAGAGTTATGCCTTTGCCAAAGAAGTAATTAATGGAGAGAGTCCAGACTTTGGTCTGGGCAACTTGACCATGAGCGGCGATGGACTTAGCCTTACGATCTCTATCGATCCCAAGCGATTGAGCAAGGCTGCTCATGCCAAATTTTATTTCACTAGAGATGCGAGTAATAAGTGGCCAGACAAGAAGTGGGAAGAGCGAGATATTCTCCTTGCTACTGACCTGGTGATAGACCTTCCTAACCAACTGCAAGCAGGCTATCTCACCCTCACAGATGATCAGGGATTAGCATCTACCTCAGAAGTATTATTCTTGGGTAAGTAA
- a CDS encoding putative glycoside hydrolase family 15 protein yields MNKKKIIPKLVNRIEAMKMLQIAMLLMFLFQACASSEIDDMESGGEDQEEETNEHEDNTSEEVVIDLPIDYSWDDGIPVFFHFWKGQMLTEEEVDFVADHTDLVVLEKAHGRDDYDVFEAIQRETIALKAANPEVKVIYYWNTVLQYDFYELMEEYDNHPEWWLYDVNGEIDYKAGTTIKRYDLSNPAVRDWWISVAKDATINGFCDGIFMDAYGQVSLSSNIALWGQEKYDAINAGLELLIAETRAELGPDQLLIYNGLRSHNSTDYTQGMEFLPAHDAAMMEHFAYFNSTSKEAILRDIEAIQAAGKLGKMVLVKAWPGFSWLDETEMAESEEWKIQTAKDRIEFNLALFLLGAHEGAYFGYTWGYQWENGWGVDYEILNKSPGKPLGDFKTNNWTLSRSFENAEVTADLNAMTASIKWLND; encoded by the coding sequence ATGAATAAAAAGAAAATCATACCAAAGCTTGTCAATCGAATAGAAGCGATGAAAATGCTTCAGATAGCGATGTTATTGATGTTTCTATTTCAAGCTTGTGCTTCTAGTGAAATAGATGACATGGAGTCTGGAGGCGAGGATCAAGAAGAAGAGACCAATGAACATGAGGACAATACTTCCGAAGAGGTAGTCATAGATCTTCCCATTGACTACAGTTGGGATGATGGTATTCCAGTGTTTTTTCATTTTTGGAAAGGACAAATGCTGACTGAGGAGGAAGTGGACTTTGTAGCAGACCACACAGATTTGGTGGTATTGGAGAAGGCACACGGGCGAGATGATTATGATGTATTTGAGGCTATTCAGAGAGAAACAATAGCACTTAAGGCGGCCAATCCAGAGGTCAAGGTTATCTATTATTGGAATACGGTATTGCAATATGATTTTTACGAACTCATGGAAGAATATGATAATCATCCTGAGTGGTGGCTGTACGATGTCAATGGTGAGATAGATTATAAAGCAGGCACCACGATCAAACGATACGATTTGTCAAACCCAGCAGTACGCGATTGGTGGATTAGCGTAGCCAAAGATGCCACCATTAACGGTTTTTGTGATGGTATTTTTATGGATGCCTATGGTCAGGTGTCTCTGTCCAGCAATATTGCCTTATGGGGACAAGAAAAGTACGATGCTATCAATGCTGGGCTAGAGCTACTCATTGCCGAAACCCGAGCTGAGTTAGGGCCTGACCAATTATTGATTTACAATGGATTGAGATCGCATAACAGTACAGATTACACACAGGGCATGGAATTTTTGCCTGCTCATGATGCTGCTATGATGGAGCACTTTGCCTATTTCAACAGTACGAGCAAGGAAGCTATTTTGCGAGACATAGAGGCTATACAAGCCGCAGGGAAATTAGGAAAAATGGTATTGGTCAAAGCTTGGCCAGGGTTCTCGTGGCTAGACGAAACAGAGATGGCTGAATCTGAGGAATGGAAGATCCAAACCGCTAAAGACAGAATAGAATTCAATCTAGCACTATTTTTATTAGGAGCCCATGAAGGAGCCTATTTTGGTTATACATGGGGATACCAATGGGAAAATGGATGGGGTGTAGATTATGAAATACTTAACAAGTCTCCAGGCAAGCCACTTGGGGATTTTAAAACAAATAACTGGACTTTGAGCCGGTCATTTGAAAATGCAGAAGTTACGGCAGATTTAAATGCAATGACTGCATCAATAAAATGGTTAAACGATTAA